The Stutzerimonas stutzeri RCH2 genomic interval TGAAAACGCCGGTCGGCAAGGAGATGCTGCGTCAGCAGGCCACGGCCAGCGTGCAGGAGCTGGCACAGAAGGAAATTGGCAAGCTTGCCGTCGAGCAAGTGCTGTTCACCAACTTCGTATTGCAATAGAAGGCTGCCCAGATGGCTGTTCAAGACCTGCTCTCGCAAGACGAGATCGATGCGCTCCTGCACGGGGTCGACGACGGTCTGGTGGATACCGAGAGCGATTCCGAGCCGGGGTCCATCAAGAGCTACGACCTGACCAGTCAGGACCGCATTGTGCGTGGGCGCATGCCTACGCTGGAAATGATCAACGAGCGTTTCGCCCGGTACACCCGCATCAGCATGTTCAACCTGCTGCGCCGTTCGGCCGATGTGTCGGTCGGTGGCGTGCAGGTGATGAAGTTCGGCGAGTACGTGCATTCGCTCTATGTGCCGACCAGCCTCAACCTGGTGAAGATGAAGCCGCTGCGTGGCACGGCGCTGTTCATTCTCGACGCCAAGCTGGTGTTCAAGCTGGTGGACAACTTCTTCGGTGGCGATGGTCGCCACGCCAAGATCGAGGGTCGCGAATTCACCCCGACCGAGCTGCGCGTGGTGCGCATGGTGCTGGATCAGGCATTTGCCGACCTCAAGGAAGCCTGGCATGCGGTATTGGACGTCAACTTCGAATACGTCAATTCGGAAGTGAACCCGGCGCTGGCCAACATCGTCAGCCCCAGCGAAGTGGTGGTGGTGTCCACCTTCCACATCGAACTGGACAGCGGTGGCGGTGATCTGCACGTGACCATGCCGTATTCGATGATCGAGCCGATACGCGAGATGCTCGATGCCGGCTTCCAGTCGGACGTCAGCGATCAGGACGAGCGGTGGGTCAAGGCCCTGCGCGAAGACATTCTCGACGTCAACGTGCCGCTCGGCGCCACCGTCGTCAGGCGGCAACTCAAGCTGCGCGACATTCTGAACATGCAACCCGGCGACGTGATTCCGGTAGAGATGCCAGAAGACATGATCATGCGTGCCAATGGCATGCCGGCATTCAAGGTCAAGCTGGGCGCCCACAAGGGCAACCTGGCGTTGCAGGTGCTGGAACCCGTGGTTCGCCCACGTTGAACCGGCCCTTTACTCAATTCGAGCCTATCGAGGATTAACGATGGCAGACGAACGCGACAACACTTCTCCCGAAGAGCAGGCGCTGGCTGATGAGTGGGCAGCAGCGCTGGCCGAAGCTGGTGATGCCAGCCAGGACGATATCGATGCGCTGCTGAACCAGGCGCCCGCAGCTGCGGCCCCGGCTGCGCCGCGTGCACCGCTGGAAGATTTCGCCAGTGCGCCGAAATCCACCGCGGTGCCGCTGGGACTGGAAGGGCCGAATCTGGATGTGATTCTGGATATCCCTGTTTCGATTTCCATGGAGGTCGGCAGCACCGAGATCAGCATTCGCAACCTGCTGCAGCTCAACCAGGGTTCGGTGGTCGAGCTGGACCGTCTGGCCGGTGAGCCGCTCGATGTGCTGGTCAACGGGACGCTCATCGCCCATGGCGAAGTGGTGGTGGTCAACGAGAAGTTCGGCATCCGGCTGACTGACGTGATCAGCCCCACTGAACGCATCAAGAAGCTGCGTTGACATGCGTGCGCTTGCATTTCTGAGCGCCCTGGTCGCGCTCCCGGTGCTGGCTGCGGAGCCTGCCACCAGCATGAGCAGTACCGATATGGGCGCGCAGCTGACCAAGCTGATGCTCGGCCTGTTGCTGGTGGTCGGGCTGATCTTTCTGCTCGCCTGGCTGTTGCGTCGCGTGCAGCAGATGAACCCACGCGGCACCCAGGTGATCAAGCTGGTTTCCAGTCAGGCGCTAGGGCCGCGCGAGCGCCTGGTGCTGGTGCAGGTTGGCAGCGAGCAGGTACTCATCGGCCTGAGTGGCGGCCGTATCACGCCGCTGCATGTGATGCAGCAACCAGTGCATCTTCCTGACGCCGAGCCGGCCAATCCCGAATTTGCCCAGCGTCTGATGGAGCTGCTCGGCAAGGATCACAAGGACAAGCCTTGATGTTGCGCATTCTGCTAGTGGCGGTGCTGATGCTGTGCGGCCCGCTTGCCATGGCGCAGGAGCCGTCCGGCATCCTGGCGCAGGGCAACAACCCCTTGTCGATTCCTGCGATAACGCTAACTACCGACGCCGAAGGGCAGCAGGAATACTCGGTCAGCCTGCAGATTCTGCTGATCATGACGGCGCTGAGCTTCATTCCGGCGTTCGTCATGCTGATGACCAGTTTCACCCGGATCATCATCGTCTTTTCCATTCTGCGTCAGGCCCTGGGGCTGCAGCAGACGCCGTCGAACCAGATTCTCATTGGCCTGACGCTGTTCCTCACGTTGTTCATCATGGCGCCGGTATTCGACCGGATTAACCAGGACGCGCTGCAGCCTTATCTCAGCGAGCAGATACCGGCACAGGAGGCGATCTCCCGCGCCGAGGTGCCATTGAAGAACTTCATGCTGGCGCAGACCCGCGAGAGCGATCTGGAGCTTTTCGTCAGGCTTTCGCGACGTACCGACATCGCTTCGCCGGAAGCCGCACCAATGACTATCCTGGTGCCGGCCTTCGTCACTTCGGAGCTGAAGACGGCCTTCCAGATCGGCTTCATGATCTTCATTCCGTTTCTGATCATCGACATGGTGGTGGCCAGCGTGCTGATGGCAATGGGCATGATGATGCTCTCGCCGCTGATCATTTCGTTGCCGTTCAAGATCATGTTGTTCGTCCTGGTGGATGGCTGGGGGCTGATCATCGGTACTCTCGCCGGCAGCTTCGGCACCCTTTAGGGAAGCAAGCAGATGACTCCTGAAGTAGCGGTGGACCTGTTTCGTGAAGGGCTGTGGATGACCGCGATGATCGTCGGCGTGCTGGTCGTACCGAGTCTGCTGGTGGGCCTGGTGGTGGCCATGTTCCAGGCGGCCACCCAGATCAACGAGCAGACGCTGAGCTTCCTGCCGCGCCTGCTGGTGATGCTGTTGACGCTGATCTGGGCCGGTCCCTGGCTGGTCCGTGAGCTTATGGAGTACACGCAGAATCTGGTCCAAAACATCCCGCTGCTGATCGGGTAGCCGAACGTGCTAGAGCTGAGCAATGCGCAGATCGGCGGCTGGGTGGGGCAGTTTCTGCTCCCGCTGTTTCGCATCGCTGCGCTGTTGATGAGCATGCCGATCATCGGCACCCAGCTGGTTCCGGTTCGAGTGCGGCTCTATCTCGCTCTGGCCATTGCGCTGGTGCTGGTGCCGACCTTGCCGCCAATGCCGGTGGTCGAATCGCTGAGCCTGGCCTCGCTGCTGCTGATCGCCGAACAGCTGCTGATCGGCGTCATGCTTGGTTTTGTCCTGCAGCTGTTCTTCCACGTCTTCATCGTGTCCGGGCAGATGCTGGCGATGCAGATGGGCCTCGGTTTCGCTTCGATGGTCGATCCGGCCAACGGCATCTCTGTGCCGGTGCTCGGTCAGTTCTTCAATATGCTGGTGATCCTGCTGTTTCTCTCGGTCAACGGCCATCTGGTAGTGCTTGAAATCCTCGCCGAGAGCTTTGTCACCCTGCCGGTAGGCGGGGGGCTATCGACCAATCATTTCTGGGAGGTGGCGGGCAAACTTGGCTGGGTGCTGGGCGCGGGCCTGCTATTGGTCCTGCCGGCGATCACCGCGCTGCTGGTGGTCAATCTCGCGTTCGGCCTGATGACGCGGGCCGCTCCACAGCTGAATATCTTCTCCATCGGCTTTCCGCTGACCCTCGTGCTGGGTCTGATCATTGTCTGGATCGGTATGGCCGACATCTTCGCGCAGTACCAGATCTTCGTCAGCGAGGCGCTTTTGATGCTGCGCGAGCTGGCGGGGGCCCGCTGATGCCTTGCTTCCCGTATCTGCCGGAGGTCGCTCATGGCTGAGAGCGAAAGCGGTGCCGACAAAAGCGAGGAACCCACAGAGAAACGCCTGCGCGAATCTCGCGAGAAGGGGCAGCTTGCGCGCTCCCGTGAGCTCAGTACGGTCGCGGTGACGCTCGGTGGCATCGGCGGGCTGCTGGCTTCCGGCGGGAGTCTGGCGCAGACCCTGATGGCAATGATGCAAGGCACCTTCGAACTGAGCCGGGAAACGCTGCTCGACGAAGGGTCGATGGTTCGTTTGTTGATGGGCAGCGGCCTGATGGCGCTGGAGGCAATCATGCCGCTGCTCATCGCGTTGCTGATCGCCTCGATTGTCGGGCCCGTCTCGCTGGGTGGCTGGCTGTTTTCCGCCAAGGCCATGGCGCCGAAGGTCAGCAGGATGAACCCGGCTGCCGGGCTGAAACGCATGTTCTCCACCAAGGCGCTGGTTGAGCTGCTCAAGGCCCTGGGCAAATTCCTCGTGGTGCTCGGCGTCGCGCTGCTGGTGCTCTCGGCTTATCAGGACGACCTGCTGTCAATCGCCAAGCAGCCGTTGGACCTGGCGATCATGCACAGCGCGGAGATCGTCGGCTGGTGTGCCTTGTGGATGGCCTGCGGGCTGATAGTCATCGCCGCGGTGGATGTGCCGTTTCAGCTCTGGGACAACAAGCAGAAGCTGATGATGACCAAGCAGGAGGTCAAGGACGAATACAAGGACTCGGAAGGCAAGCCGGAGGTCAAATCGCGGATTCGTCAGCTGCAGCGCGAGGCTGCGCAGCGGCGCATGATGCAGGCCGTGCCCGAGGCTGACGTGGTGATCACCAACCCGACGCACTTTGCTGTCGCGCTGAAATACGACGGCGACAAGGGCGGGGCGCCCCGGCTGGTGGCCAAGGGCGGCGACTTCGTGGCGCTGAAGATTCGCGAGATTGCCCAGGAGCACAAGGTCACGGTGCTGGAGTCGCCGGCGCTGGCGCGGGCGGTGTATTACTCCACCGAGCTGGATCAGGAAATTCCCGCCGGCCTTTACCTGGCCGTGGCGCAGGTCCTGGCCTATGTCTATCAGTTGCGTCAGTACCGGGCCGGCAAGGGGCGTCGGCCGGACCCGTTGAACGACGTGCCCATCCCGCCGGATCTGCGTCGCGACGAATGAACCGTCACGCGGCGGCTCATCGTGAAGCGCGCCGCGTATCGCTGCGGTTACTCGATCACGCCACAGGCAACCCGTGCGCCGCCACCGCCGAGTGGTTGCGGATGGTCAGCGTGGTTGTCGCCGCCCTGGTGGACCATCAGCGCCAGCCCTTTGATGTCGCCAAGGCTCTTCAGGCGCGGAGCCAGCACCGGTTGGCTGGCCTTGCCTTCGCTGTCGACATAGAGCGCGGGCAGATCGCCCATATGTCCGTCACCCCATGGCTCGCCGTGCTTGCCGCTGTTCTTCGGGTCCCAGTGACCGCCCGCGGCACCCGCCGGGGTCAGTTTGCCGTCAACCTCTGCAGGCTCGCAGCTGCCTTTGGCATGGACGTGAAAGCCGTGAATGCCAGGTTCCAGACTGCTTAGTTCGGGTTGGAACACCAGCCCGTACTCGCTGCTTTCGATCTTCACGCTGCCGACGGATTCGCCGATGCCCTGGGCGCTTACGGTGTTGACCTTGACGCTCAGTGTTTCGGCTTGAGCGGCGAGGGCGGTGCAGCCGGCCAGCGCGGCGATGATCCACTGTTTCATCTGAAAGCTCCTTTGCACAAACGGCGACGGGCTGTCGCCGGTGCTAGTGTGACTGTCAGTTGCCGGTCGCGTTCGCGAGTTTTGCCGTATCGCCTGTAGGGCGGGCCAAAACCGTACGGCGGGCTCTGGGACGCGCCGAGGAAGTTGGACCCCTTCTTGCTATAACCCGGGCGAGGCGCATTTTGCGTCAAGAATTCGTTCTGCACGCCGGGGGCTACGTTGGATCGCACGCAACTCATCAATATTCGCAATGGCCTGACGGGCGCGGGGCGCGGCAACCTCGGCGTGCCGCTGCTGCTGCTCGTGATGATGGGCATGATGATGTTGTCGGTGCCGCCGTTCCTGCTGGATCTGCTATTCACCTTCAACATCGCGCTGTCGATCGTCGTGCTGCTGGTCAGTGTCTATGCGCTGCGGCCGCTGGATTTCGCCGTGTTCCCGACCATTCTGCTGGTCGCCACCCTGATGCGTCTGGCGCTGAACGTGGCGTCGACCCGTGTGGTGTTGATCAACGGCCATGAAGGTGGCTCCGCCGCCGGTCACGTGATCGAGGCCTTCGGCAACGTGGTGATCGGCGGCAACTACGTGGTTGGTATCGTGGTTTTCGCGATCCTGATGATCATCAACTTCGTCGTGGTGACCAAAGGCGCCGGACGAATTTCCGAGGTCAGTGCGCGCTTTACCCTGGATGCCATGCCCGGCAAGCAGATGGCCATCGACGCCGACCTCAACGCCGGCCTGATCGATCAGGAGGAAGCCAAGAAGCGCCGTGTCGAGGTTTCGTCCGAGGCGGACTTCTACGGCTCGATGGATGGTGCGAGCAAGTTCGTGCGCGGTGACGCCATTGCCGGCCTGCTGATCCTCTTCATCAACCTGATCGGCGGTGTCGGTATCGGCATGGCCCAGCACGGCATGAGTTTCAGCGAAGCGGGCCAGGTGTACGCCCTGTTGACTATCGGTGACGGTCTGGTTGCGCAGATCCCGTCTCTGCTGCTGTCCACCGCGGCAGCGATCATGGTGACCCGCGTCACCAGTTCCGAGGACATGGGCCAGCAGGTGCAGCGGCAGATGTTCGCCTCGCCCAAGGCACTCGCGGTGGCCGCGGCGATCATGATTGCGATGGGACTGGTTCCCGGCATGCCGCACCTGTCCTTCCTCGGCCTCGGCGCTGCCGCTGCGGCGGGTGCGTACTGGATCTGGCATCGCAAGAAGCAGGTCGAGAAGAAAGCCGAGCAGGAAGTGCAGAAGCAGCAGGAAATGCTGCCGGCCCAGCGCTCGGCGGAAACCAAGGAGCTGGGTTGGGATGACGTGACTCCGGTGGATATGGTCGGCCTGGAGGTCGGCTATCGGCTGATTCCGCTGGTTGACCGCAATCAGGGTGGTCAGTTGCTGGCGCGTATCAAGGGCGTACGCAAGAAGCTGTCGCAGGATCTTGGCTTTCTCATGCCCTCGGTGCATATCCGTGACAACCTCGACCTGTTGCCCAACGCCTACCGGTTGACCCTGATGGGTGTCAGCCTGGCCGAAGCCGAGGTGTATCCGGACCGTGAGTTGGCGATCAACCCGGGGCAGGTATTCGGCCCACTGAACGGCATTAGCGCCAGGGACCCGGCGTTCGGCCTGGAAGCGGTGTGGATCGAGGCCAGCCAGCGTGACCAGGCGCAGTCGCTGGGCTATACCGTGGTGGATGCCAGCACCGTGGTCGCCACACATCTGAATCAGGTGCTGCACAAGCATGCCCATGAGCTGCTCGGCCACGAAGAGGTTCAACAGCTGCTGCAGCTGCTGGCGAAAAGCTCGCCCAAGCTGGCCGAAGAACTGGTCCCGGGGATGGTTTCGCTGTCCACCCTGCTCAAGGTGCTGCAGGCGCTGCTGCAGGAGCAGGTGCCGGTGCGTGATATCCGCACCATTGCCGAAGCCATCGCCAACGTCGCTGCCAAGAGTCAAGATCCCGCCGCAATGGTCGCGGCAGTGCGGGTGGCGTTGTCCCGTGCAATCGTGCAGAACGTTGTGGGACTAGAGCCGGAGCTGCCTGTGATCACACTGGAGCCACGGTTGGAACAGATCTTGCTCAACAGCTTGCAGAAGGCCGGGCAAGGCTCCGAAGACGGAATTCTGCTGGAGCCAGGAATGGCCGAAAAGTTGCAAAGGTCTCTGGTAGAAGCGGCACAGCGTCAAGAAATGCTCGGCAAGCCGGCAGTTCTGCTGGTAGCCGGCCCGGTACGGGCGATGCTGTCGAGATTCGCGCGTCTGGCAGTGCCGAACATTCATGTTCTGGCCTACCAGGAAATACCGGACAACAAGCAGGTCACCATCGTCTCGACGGTGGGTCAGAATTAACCGAGGGTACAGGCCATGCAGGTCAAACGTTTCTTCGCCGCCGATATGCGCATCGCCATGAAAATGGTGCGTGACGAGCTGGGCGCCGATGCCGTGATCATCGGCAATCGCCGGGTGGCCGGCGGCGTCGAGCTGACTGCCGTGCTCGATTACCCGATGCAGTCCGCTCCGGCCGCGAACAAGCCCAACCCGGCGTTGGAAGCCGAGCTGCGCAAGACCCAGGCGCGTCTGGCCAATGCCCACGCCGAGCTGAGCGCCGCCCCGCGGGCGAAGATGCAGGATCGTCAACTGGTTGACGAGAAGCCCGCAGCCGTGAGCATCCCGCAGCCTTCAGCCGTGGCTGAAGCTGCCGCTGCGGTCGATTCCCGCGCGATCGAGGCGATGCAGTCGGAGCTGCATGGTCTGCGCGAACTGATCGAAGTCCAGCTTGGCTCGATTGCCTGGGGCCAGGAACAAAGCCGTCGTCCGCAGCAGGCTGGCCTCTGGCGCCGCCTGCAGCGCCTGGGCCTGCCGGCCGAGCTGTCGCGCAGCCTGCTGGAAAAGGTTGCGGGTATCACCGAGCCGCGCCAGGCATGGCGCATGGTGCTGGCGTACCTGGCGCAGGCGATCAAGGTCAGCAAGACCGAACCGCTGGAAGAGGGTGGTGTCATCGCCTTGGTTGGTCCGGCAGGTGTCGGCAAGACCACCACTCTGGCCAAGCTCGCAGCACGCTACGTATTGAAGTATGGCGCGCAGAACATTGCGCTGGTCAGCATGGACAATTATCGGATCGGCGCGCAGGAGCAGCTCAAGACGCTTGGCCGCATCCTGGATGTGCCAGTGCTGCAGATCGATCCGAGCCAGTCGTTGAGCAAGACGCTCGCTCCGCTGGCGCGCAAGCGCGTGATCCTGATCGACACCGCTGGCCTGCCCGCCAGCGATCCGACACTGCGCATGCAGCTCGAAGCGTTGTCGGACCGCGGTGTGAAATCGAAGAATTATCTGGTGCTGGCCGCGACCAGTCAGAGCCAGGTGCTCAAGGCGGCGTGGCACAACTATCGTCGCTGCGGCCTGGCTGGTTGTATCCTGACCAAACTGGATGAAGCCGGCAGTCTCGGTGATGTACTCGGCCTCACGATCAGCCAGCATTTGCCGATAGCGTACCTCGCGGATGGCCCCCGGATTCCGGACGACCTGCACCTGCCGCGCAGCCATCAGCTGGTCAGTCGCGCGGTGAGTTTGCAGTCCGGCGAGGAACCGAGCGAGGAAACCATGGCCGATATGTTCGCCGGGCTGTACAACAGCTCGTCACGGCGGGCCGGATGATGCTGCGAGAGCAGTACCTGAATGAATCAGATGCGTGCCATGCGGGCGCATCGCCGGCCGCAAGGCCCCAGCAAGATATAGGCATGTGAACATGGGAATGCATCCCGTACAGGTGATTGCGGTGACCGGCGGCAAGGGTGGCGTCGGCAAGACCAATGTGTCGGTCAATCTGGCACTGGCGCTGGCCGATCTCGGCCGGCGTGTGGTGTTGCTTGACGCCGACCTTGGCCTGGCCAACGTCGACGTGTTGCTGGGGCTTACCACCAAGCGCACCCTGGCCGACGTTATCGCCGGTGAATGTGATCTGCGCGACGTGCTGATCCAAGGGCCGGGTGGCATCCGCGTAGTGCCGGCCGCATCCGGCACGCAGAGCATGGTGCAGCTGTCTTCGCTGCAGCACGCCGGATTGATCCAGGCGTTCAGTGAGCTGGGCGACGAGCTCGACGTGCTGATCATCGACACCGCCGCAGGTATCGGCGACTCAGTAGTGAGCTTCGTTCGCGCCGCGCAGGAGGTACTGCTGGTCGTGACCGATGAACCGACCTCGATTACCGACGCTTACGCGCTGATCAAACTGCTCAATCGTGACTATGGCATCAGTCGCTTCCGTGTGCTGGCCAATATGGCTCATGCCCCGCAGGAAGGTCGCAACCTGTTTGCCAAGTTGACCAAGGTCACCGAGCGCTTTCTCGACGTGGCGCTGCAGTATGTCGGCGCTGTGCCTTACGATGAGGCCGTACGCAAGGCAGTACAGAAGCAGCGTGCGGTCTACGAAGCCTACCCGCGGTCCAAGTGCGCGCTGGCATTCAAGGCCATCGCGCAGAAGGTCGATACCTGGCCGTTGCCCGCTACGCCGCGCGGTCATCTCGAATTCTTCGTAGAGCGCCTCATCAGCCCCGCTTCACAAAGCCACGAATGACAGGTGCCGGATCCGCTATGTATTACAGCAAGGCTCAGGCAAAGGATGCGCAGTACCGCCTGATTGATCAGTACGCCCCGTTGGTCAAGCGAATCGCTTACCACCTGTTGGCGCGTCTGCCTGCCAGTGTGCAGGTCGACGATCTGATTCAGGCTGGAATGATCGGACTGCTGGAAGCAGCTAAGAAATACGACGCCGGCAAGGGCGCCAGTTTTGAAACCTACGCCGGTATCCGCATTCGCGGCACGATGCTGGACGAAGTGCGAAAGGGCGACTGGGCCCCGCGCTCCGTGCACCGCAATTCGCGCATGGTCAGCGAGGCGATTCGGACGATCGAGGCGAAAACCGGGCGCGACGCTAAAGATCACGAGGTTGCGGCCGAACTTAAGCTAAGTCTCGATGAGTATTACGGCATTCTCGGCGATACGCTGGGCAGTCGTCTGTTCAGCTTCGATGATCTG includes:
- the flhF gene encoding flagellar biosynthesis protein FlhF, with the protein product MQVKRFFAADMRIAMKMVRDELGADAVIIGNRRVAGGVELTAVLDYPMQSAPAANKPNPALEAELRKTQARLANAHAELSAAPRAKMQDRQLVDEKPAAVSIPQPSAVAEAAAAVDSRAIEAMQSELHGLRELIEVQLGSIAWGQEQSRRPQQAGLWRRLQRLGLPAELSRSLLEKVAGITEPRQAWRMVLAYLAQAIKVSKTEPLEEGGVIALVGPAGVGKTTTLAKLAARYVLKYGAQNIALVSMDNYRIGAQEQLKTLGRILDVPVLQIDPSQSLSKTLAPLARKRVILIDTAGLPASDPTLRMQLEALSDRGVKSKNYLVLAATSQSQVLKAAWHNYRRCGLAGCILTKLDEAGSLGDVLGLTISQHLPIAYLADGPRIPDDLHLPRSHQLVSRAVSLQSGEEPSEETMADMFAGLYNSSSRRAG
- the sodC gene encoding superoxide dismutase family protein; the encoded protein is MKQWIIAALAGCTALAAQAETLSVKVNTVSAQGIGESVGSVKIESSEYGLVFQPELSSLEPGIHGFHVHAKGSCEPAEVDGKLTPAGAAGGHWDPKNSGKHGEPWGDGHMGDLPALYVDSEGKASQPVLAPRLKSLGDIKGLALMVHQGGDNHADHPQPLGGGGARVACGVIE
- the fliP gene encoding flagellar type III secretion system pore protein FliP (The bacterial flagellar biogenesis protein FliP forms a type III secretion system (T3SS)-type pore required for flagellar assembly.) gives rise to the protein MLRILLVAVLMLCGPLAMAQEPSGILAQGNNPLSIPAITLTTDAEGQQEYSVSLQILLIMTALSFIPAFVMLMTSFTRIIIVFSILRQALGLQQTPSNQILIGLTLFLTLFIMAPVFDRINQDALQPYLSEQIPAQEAISRAEVPLKNFMLAQTRESDLELFVRLSRRTDIASPEAAPMTILVPAFVTSELKTAFQIGFMIFIPFLIIDMVVASVLMAMGMMMLSPLIISLPFKIMLFVLVDGWGLIIGTLAGSFGTL
- the fliR gene encoding flagellar biosynthetic protein FliR, whose protein sequence is MLELSNAQIGGWVGQFLLPLFRIAALLMSMPIIGTQLVPVRVRLYLALAIALVLVPTLPPMPVVESLSLASLLLIAEQLLIGVMLGFVLQLFFHVFIVSGQMLAMQMGLGFASMVDPANGISVPVLGQFFNMLVILLFLSVNGHLVVLEILAESFVTLPVGGGLSTNHFWEVAGKLGWVLGAGLLLVLPAITALLVVNLAFGLMTRAAPQLNIFSIGFPLTLVLGLIIVWIGMADIFAQYQIFVSEALLMLRELAGAR
- the fliA gene encoding RNA polymerase sigma factor FliA, producing MYYSKAQAKDAQYRLIDQYAPLVKRIAYHLLARLPASVQVDDLIQAGMIGLLEAAKKYDAGKGASFETYAGIRIRGTMLDEVRKGDWAPRSVHRNSRMVSEAIRTIEAKTGRDAKDHEVAAELKLSLDEYYGILGDTLGSRLFSFDDLLQEGEHGELQEDAASLHPEPFRDLEDERFQQALVDAIANLPEREKLVLSLYYDEELNLKEIGQVLGVSESRVSQLHSQCAARLRARLGEWRAN
- the fliQ gene encoding flagellar biosynthesis protein FliQ — protein: MTPEVAVDLFREGLWMTAMIVGVLVVPSLLVGLVVAMFQAATQINEQTLSFLPRLLVMLLTLIWAGPWLVRELMEYTQNLVQNIPLLIG
- the fleN gene encoding flagellar synthesis regulator FleN produces the protein MGMHPVQVIAVTGGKGGVGKTNVSVNLALALADLGRRVVLLDADLGLANVDVLLGLTTKRTLADVIAGECDLRDVLIQGPGGIRVVPAASGTQSMVQLSSLQHAGLIQAFSELGDELDVLIIDTAAGIGDSVVSFVRAAQEVLLVVTDEPTSITDAYALIKLLNRDYGISRFRVLANMAHAPQEGRNLFAKLTKVTERFLDVALQYVGAVPYDEAVRKAVQKQRAVYEAYPRSKCALAFKAIAQKVDTWPLPATPRGHLEFFVERLISPASQSHE
- the flhB gene encoding flagellar biosynthesis protein FlhB, whose translation is MAESESGADKSEEPTEKRLRESREKGQLARSRELSTVAVTLGGIGGLLASGGSLAQTLMAMMQGTFELSRETLLDEGSMVRLLMGSGLMALEAIMPLLIALLIASIVGPVSLGGWLFSAKAMAPKVSRMNPAAGLKRMFSTKALVELLKALGKFLVVLGVALLVLSAYQDDLLSIAKQPLDLAIMHSAEIVGWCALWMACGLIVIAAVDVPFQLWDNKQKLMMTKQEVKDEYKDSEGKPEVKSRIRQLQREAAQRRMMQAVPEADVVITNPTHFAVALKYDGDKGGAPRLVAKGGDFVALKIREIAQEHKVTVLESPALARAVYYSTELDQEIPAGLYLAVAQVLAYVYQLRQYRAGKGRRPDPLNDVPIPPDLRRDE
- the fliO gene encoding flagellar biosynthetic protein FliO gives rise to the protein MRALAFLSALVALPVLAAEPATSMSSTDMGAQLTKLMLGLLLVVGLIFLLAWLLRRVQQMNPRGTQVIKLVSSQALGPRERLVLVQVGSEQVLIGLSGGRITPLHVMQQPVHLPDAEPANPEFAQRLMELLGKDHKDKP
- the flhA gene encoding flagellar biosynthesis protein FlhA; translation: MDRTQLINIRNGLTGAGRGNLGVPLLLLVMMGMMMLSVPPFLLDLLFTFNIALSIVVLLVSVYALRPLDFAVFPTILLVATLMRLALNVASTRVVLINGHEGGSAAGHVIEAFGNVVIGGNYVVGIVVFAILMIINFVVVTKGAGRISEVSARFTLDAMPGKQMAIDADLNAGLIDQEEAKKRRVEVSSEADFYGSMDGASKFVRGDAIAGLLILFINLIGGVGIGMAQHGMSFSEAGQVYALLTIGDGLVAQIPSLLLSTAAAIMVTRVTSSEDMGQQVQRQMFASPKALAVAAAIMIAMGLVPGMPHLSFLGLGAAAAAGAYWIWHRKKQVEKKAEQEVQKQQEMLPAQRSAETKELGWDDVTPVDMVGLEVGYRLIPLVDRNQGGQLLARIKGVRKKLSQDLGFLMPSVHIRDNLDLLPNAYRLTLMGVSLAEAEVYPDRELAINPGQVFGPLNGISARDPAFGLEAVWIEASQRDQAQSLGYTVVDASTVVATHLNQVLHKHAHELLGHEEVQQLLQLLAKSSPKLAEELVPGMVSLSTLLKVLQALLQEQVPVRDIRTIAEAIANVAAKSQDPAAMVAAVRVALSRAIVQNVVGLEPELPVITLEPRLEQILLNSLQKAGQGSEDGILLEPGMAEKLQRSLVEAAQRQEMLGKPAVLLVAGPVRAMLSRFARLAVPNIHVLAYQEIPDNKQVTIVSTVGQN
- the fliM gene encoding flagellar motor switch protein FliM, translated to MAVQDLLSQDEIDALLHGVDDGLVDTESDSEPGSIKSYDLTSQDRIVRGRMPTLEMINERFARYTRISMFNLLRRSADVSVGGVQVMKFGEYVHSLYVPTSLNLVKMKPLRGTALFILDAKLVFKLVDNFFGGDGRHAKIEGREFTPTELRVVRMVLDQAFADLKEAWHAVLDVNFEYVNSEVNPALANIVSPSEVVVVSTFHIELDSGGGDLHVTMPYSMIEPIREMLDAGFQSDVSDQDERWVKALREDILDVNVPLGATVVRRQLKLRDILNMQPGDVIPVEMPEDMIMRANGMPAFKVKLGAHKGNLALQVLEPVVRPR
- the fliN gene encoding flagellar motor switch protein FliN, which encodes MADERDNTSPEEQALADEWAAALAEAGDASQDDIDALLNQAPAAAAPAAPRAPLEDFASAPKSTAVPLGLEGPNLDVILDIPVSISMEVGSTEISIRNLLQLNQGSVVELDRLAGEPLDVLVNGTLIAHGEVVVVNEKFGIRLTDVISPTERIKKLR